Genomic segment of Nitrospinota bacterium:
AGTGGTTGATCCTCCCGGACCTGAGTTTCCGGTATGGTGGATTGCTCACCGCCATATCGAAGCTCTCCCCCCTGAGGATGGATCGCGCCTCCCGGATATCGGCATGGAGGAAGGTCGCGAAAGGTGCATTGCTCTTGCCGAAAATGAGGGGAGGGCGCTGGATGTCGATGCCGACGAACAGGGCGTCAGGAAACGATTTTGCAAGGAGGAGGGGGATTATCCCGTTTCCGGTGCCAAGGTCGACTATTCGCCCATGATCCCCCGGCTCCACGAATCCCGCGAGGAGGAACGGGTCGAGCGAGTACCTGTACCCTTTTGCAGGCTGTAATATTTCAATGTTTTCTGATTCGGACATCTGTTGATTATAGCGGTATTGGAAAATTCGTTGGGGGGTCAAAAAAATAAATATTTTTCCTAAAGTTTAAAGGTTTGCCGACGATAAGACGAGATGGAGGGGTGGATGAGGTCAGGCGACTACGGTGATCTTATTCCCCTTCCCGGCATACTTGTGCGCCAGGTTTTCGGCCCTCTGGGCGTCGAATTCCCATGCCGGCATTGCGATATTTTCGGTGACAGGCTTTCTCGATACAGGCTTGCCTACGCGCTTGGCGCTCTCAGGGGGAGCTACGCCCTTTTTTTCCGCCGGCGACCTGTGAGGCGGTGCCGCCAGAGGTTCTATACCAACCATTTCGCATTCCTCAATCCATGAAGAAATATCTCCCGCCATCCCGGCGGGAATGCCTAAAACATCCTGATTAAAGTATATACGAGGAGGACGGTTATTGACAATGGCACGGCAATTTCACCTGTGGAAAGGCCGAGTTTAGACAGATGGATTAGGAAAAGGATGTCCTGCCAGAGGGTCATCTTGCTCTTTCCGACGTTTCGCTGGCTGAAAACGTATCCTACCTCCCTCACCTTGTTAAATTTTCCGCGTGCGAGGGTTTCCAGGAAAATCTTGAAGCCGACGGGGGAGAGTTTGCCGAAATCCACTTTTGTCCTGTCGAACATGAAGCATCCTGTGGTGGCGTCCCTGACGTGCCAGAGGGTTACAGGGAGGAAGAATCTTGCAATCCATGTGGCAACAACCGAAACGATCACGCGGCTAAGTTCCCAGTCGGAGGTCCCCCCCCCTTCAGCCTTCCTGCTGGCGACAGCCATATCGAGGCCGTCGTCCTTGATCGCCTTGTACAGTTTATAGATCACCTCGGGCGGGTGCTGAAGGTCGCCGTCGATAACGGAGAGGAGAGGCCCCTTGGCGCTCTTCCATCCTGCAAGGACAGCCGTTGCGAGGCCGCGCTCTTCCTGCCTCACGATGAGCTGCAGGTCGACATATGGAGGGAGGATGTTGGAATCCTGCAGAGCTTCAACCATATCGGCGGTTCCGTCGGGCGAATTGTCATCTACGACAATGATCTCGATGTGCGCCCCGCTGTCGCGGAACCCTTCCGCTATCTGTTTGACGAGCGAGACGATGTTCTCCGACTCCTTGTAGGTCGGGATAACTATCGATACTTCCGGCGTGGGTTTTTCCATCGGTGAAGTTTACCAGAAAAGTTGCCGGGCGGTATAGCCGGTTGTGACGTTTTGGAAAAGAGGTAAAGAGCGCGGCGCTGGGAGTCGAGAGGAGAGGAGTCGAGAGGATGAGAGGGTATCAAGACGGCAAGAGCTGATGGCTCCCAATCGCCCCACCTCAAGGGGGAGCGAAGGGGAGCGGCAATCCGCGGCGGTTGAGCCTCCTCTATTTGTAGAAGCTCTTGAATATCTGGTTGCACCCCATCATCATCATTCCGCATTCGTTTGTGGTGCTGTTATCGTCCTGCGCCCAGATGACGATACCGTGCCTTACCCCTGTCGCGGATGATCCGAGGGCGGTAAACGGACCTCCATAAGTGTTCACTCCGCTTGCGCTTATATAGCTGGAAAGCGCTGGCGGGCTCTGCCAGGTTTTGGAGCCGATACCGTGGTCCTTATACTCGTTCATGTATACCTGCGTGCAGGAGTAGCCGTTAAGACAGTTGGTCGAACCGTCGGATTGTGTCCAGCCTATGACAGCATTCCCTCCCTGGTCGAGCGAAGCATTTGGGCTGTTGGCATGGGCTCCACTCACGCTTAGGGCATCACCCGTAAGGCTCGAAGGGAAGGACCATGACGTTCCGTTGAAATGCGCCTTGTATATTCGCGAACAAGCCTGCCAGTTGGAGCAGTTTGTCGTTCCATCCCCCTGGGTCCATGCGATCAGGGCGTTTCCGTTCTTTACTGCCACAACCGGGATGCTTGAAGTTGATTGATTGTCAGGGCTTATGTTGTCGAGCAGGCTTGCGTTGTTCGGATGTGTCCATGCCCCGGCGGACGTAATACCGAAGTCGCTTTTGAATATCTGGAGGCATGACTGGCTGTTGCAGTTTTTAGTGCCGTCTAGCTGTGACCATGCGATGACGGTTTTCCCTGTCTCATCCATCGCGACCCTGGGATCTTCCGCAAACTGTCCGTCCGGGCTAATGTTGTCGGTTAGGCTTGCAGGGCCTGTCCATCCCCATACGCCGCTGCTTCCCGGTACGGTCTCGCGGTACTCCCTCTTGAATATCTGGTTGCAGGCGTACGAAGGGGTGGGGGAACCGCAGTTCGGTGTGCCGTCCGACTGGTACCATGCAATAACGGCGTCGCCATTATCTCCCATAGCTACATCCGGGCTTATGCCAGCTGTAGTTGGATAGCTTATATATGCGGTAAGGTCGGCAGGGAAGGTCCATACGGTAGCCGATGTTATATTGTAATCGGCCATATAAATCCTAGATAGAGTCGTTTGGACTTGTTGCCATACGATAATTGTTTTACCGCTTGCGTTCATCGCCACATTCGCGGAATATACTCCGCCAGTTCCGGTTGCGTCCGGGTTTACGATGCTGGCAACGGTGTTGTCAGCAGGGTGCGCCCATGTTCCCCCTCGGCGCTCGCTCATGAATAGCTGGTTGCAGGGACCATAACCGCTATTACAGTTTTTTGTATTATCTTCCTGCACCCAGATGATAACCGCGTCGCCGTTGTCGCTTATGGCCACCTTCGGATTTTGCGCATCGGAAGATATCACTGTAACGCCGTCGCCAGCGAACAGGCTTCCGACCGGGCTTATTGAGTCAGCCGCATTCGCGGGGTATGTCCATGTCTTTGTAGTGGAGTTGTACTCCGCCTTGTATACATGCATGCACGGCCCGCTACATGTAAGGTTCGAAGTATTATCCTCCACCCAGACGACTATAGCGTTGCCGTTCTTGTCCATCGCGACGTCCATCTGCGAGGCGACCTCGCTTTCAAATCCTCTGATGCCGAAAAAGTCGTTCCTGTCTACAGGGTGCATCCAGCCGGGGGCGGTGGTGAAGCTCCAAGGGTAGGGGGAGAGCATCGCGTTGCCGACAGAATCCCAAATACCGGTCGTGAGGTTCGCGCTGACAGTTTCGCTACCCGGCATGTTTGCAGACGGGGTGAAGATGGCGGTATTCCCGGAAAGGGAGACAGTACCCGATATTGCACCTCCGTTCAGTGTGAAGGTGCTTGTCGTAAGCGTCGCGGCATCCATGTCGTCATCGAAGGTCGCAGTAACGGTTGAATCGACAGCCACGCTTGTGGCGGTATCGACCGGCGAGGTGCTTGATACTGATGGCGCAAGAGTATCAACTTCGAAACTTCTAATTGAGGATCTCACACCGGTCGCTCCGTTTGTGTCGACAGGCGTTACCCCCCAGTAGTACATCTGTCCCGCTCCGCCGGATAGCGCGGAGGTGAGGGTCTTTGACGTGGTTGCGATCCCGGTGATCGTCTGGTCCGGGGCCGAGAGGTCGGCATTCTTTGATACCTCAAGTTTGTATGTTGTAGCGTTTGAGTTCGAGCCCCACGCAAAGGAGGGGAGAGTGCTCTTGGTCGAGAAACCGTTTGAAGGGGATGAGAGCGTTACCGTGCCGAGGCTTATGTCGAACGAGCCGCTACTGCTCCATGTCGCGGCCTGCACGTTGTTCTCGTCTATCACCGCCACGCGGTAGTAGTATGTCGTCAGGTTTTGAAGCGTAGTCCCGGCTACGGTGTGCGCGGAAGTTGAGATCGGCGTCGTGGCATCCTCGACCGTCGTACCGAAACCGGGATCGGTCGATACCTGCACCCTGTATTTCGCGTTTACAAGTGAGCTGTCTGTCCAGTCGATCGTCGGTTTTGTGGCGACAATGGTTCCCGACGGCGAGAGGGGGGAGACTTTCCCAAGGTTAGTATTGAAAGAGCCTTTCGCGCTCCATGCCCCCTGCATTCCGTTCGCGTCAACAACGGCTACACGGTAGTGATAGGTCGTCAGGTCGGCAAGGGGGGTTAGTACGGTATGAATGGAGCTGGAGGGCGTAGCTACCTGAGTTGTTCCGCCGGTCGGGAACGCCGGGTTGGCAGAGACCTCCACGATATACGAGGCGTTTGTAAGAGTGCTGTCTGTCCAGTCGATAACCGGCTTGGTATCGCTTATCGTCCCTGACGGGCTCAGGAGGCTCACCGCGCCAAGGTTAATGCTAATAGATTTTGAACCGCTCCACGCTCCCGGTACGCCGTTTTCGTCCACCACCGCGACCTGGTAGTAGTACGAATTCAGGTTGGTCAATGCGGAAGTGAGCGGGTAGGAAGCAGAAGCGGCGTTACCCGATTCGAATACCGCTTTTGTAATTGAGTCGACAACCTGCACCTTGTATGAAGCTCCCGGAAGCGGGCTGGCGGTCCATTCAAGGGTAGGTTTGGTCTCGGAGATAACGCCGGACGGGCCGGTGGGGGTCACGGTACCGATATCTGTGGTGAATGACCCCGACACCCACGACCACTGGGTCGCGCTTGCATCAACGATGGCAACGCGCCAGTAGTAGGTTGTTGCGTTCGCCAGCGCGACAGTAGGCGTATGCGTCGACGCGGTCAGCCCGGGTTTGTCGATAACGTGTGTCCCGGTGAAATCCGCCTTTGTGGAGACCTGAAGTTTGTAAGTGGCGGACGGCAGGGCGGTGTCGCTCCAGTCGAACGCCGGTTTTGTATTGCTTATCGTGTCTGTGTTCGCGGGGTAGGCGAGCACGCTTTTCGGATTCGCCTGCACGTTTATGGTTGCGGAGACAGGCGAACTTTCGAGGCCGTTTGCATCGGCGAATTTTATGTATAGCGTATGAAGTCCGTCATTGGCAAATGTGTAGCTGGAGGTAGACTGCAAAGACTCCCATGCGGCATTCAGGAAAATGCTTGATTCGGAGATCATCATTAGAACTGCGTTAGTTGACGCGGCGATAGAAAGGTCGACTGTTGCCGAGGTTGATACCGTAGCGCCGGAGTTTATCAGTATCTTTCCCTCCGCGCCGGTAGAGATAATGAGCTTCATGCTGTCCGCGGTTGTTGTGGCCCCGGATTCAACCGCTATGTTTGAAAGCATCGCGTAGTTGTAGCCATCCTTTTCCGCGCGAAGGAATGTGTAGTCACCTTCCGGTACGTTGCTGATAGTGTAGTTGCCGGTCGCATCGGTTGTTGCCATGAATGATGTGCCGGGTATGTATACGAGTATGCCGGTATGGTCGGTCTGCCCATGAAGCTTAACACTGCCCGATATAGCGCCGACAGGGGTAATGACAGTATCCGGGAGCGTCTTTGATTCCCCTTCGGTCACGGAAAGATTAAGTTTTTTACCATACAGGTTTGAATTACTGATGCTGATAAGACCGACCTGGGCGGTTTTCTTTGTCGCATAAGATTTGATATCGCCATTTGCCAAGTTTGGTTTTCCGGCAAGTGTCTGGGAGAGGATGGATATCTGTTCGGCGGATGTCATGTTCACTGGAAGAGAGTAGTTTCCGTTCTCATCAGTGGTAACAGCATCCCCCTCCTGTCCAACCACATAAACTTTTGCAGATTTGAATTCTCCAACATCAACACCGGCAGGGGTGGTCAGTTTACCGGTAATGATGGTAAGACTTTCTCCATTATTATTACTTAAAGAAGTATTTGTTGAGGTGTCGGTTAACGTGCTTGTGGATGTGCTTGTGGATGTGCTTGTGGATGTGCTTGTGGATGTGCTTGTGGATGTGCTTGTGACCGTAATGGTGACCGTAGTCACTTCGCCCGGAGGTCCGGGGGGGCCTGGTTGGGGGTTTCCGCAGGAGATAATCGTTGAAGATAAGATCAGTGATAGTGCCAGCCCCTTGATGCGCATCATTTTATTAACATCTCCAAATAAAATTGTTACGCGATTATTGTTCCGCGATCGTAATCACGCGGTTATTGTTTCGCGATCATCGTTCCGCGATTGTTATTTCGCGGATATTGTTTCGCGATTGTTATTTCGCGACTTCTTATAGTTCATCCCATTAATAGACATTTTAATATAGAGGGGCAAAAATACGAAACGGTACAGTAACTGAATACGTAACGCGTAACGATGCAAGGCGTTCATTGCAGGCTGACAGGTCTTTATTTGCCATCTCTGTTGCTCCACGCGCGATTCAAGCTATAATCAAACGATAGACACAGTCCATAGAGTGAAAGAGTAAAACCTGAACCACATTTTTCCCGGGAGATATTATGGCGGCACAGTTCGAGAGCCTTAAAAAGCATGTTTTGTTAACGAATATGCCGTTTGAGATAGAAGAGGTGCGTGTGATGCGCGAGCTGAAAATAGCGAAAGCGAAATCTCTTGCGGAGATACCGGAGAAGAATATCGCCGCATACATAAAGAAGGCGATCGATACCGGCTATACGCTGATAGAACCAAAGGCGATCTACCGTACATATCCGCTTGTGAAAGAGGAGGGACAGCCCCCGGGTTTCGAGGAGAGTCCCCGCCTCTTTTTCGGGAAGAAGCTGGCGGAGACGCTCAACAACTGCGATTATGCCACCGTGCTGATGACGACTATCGGGCCGGGGATCCCCGACAGGGCGGATGAGCTGATAAAGAGCGAGCCGACGGACGGTTTCTACCTAGAGCATGTGGGGGGATGGATGGCCGACTACTTCGCCGAGCGGGTCGATGAGAGGATACAGGTGGAGATGAAAAAGAACGGATACATCGGGACGTTCCGATATGCCCCCGGGTATGGCGACTGGTCGCTGGACGCGCAACCGGAGATGATGAGGCTCACTCAGGGGGAGAGGATAGGGGTCCACCTCACCGAGACCAATATCATGATCCCGAGGAAGTCGGTCTCTGCGGTCATAGGCTGGCAACCGCGGGAGTAGCCCCTTCAACACCAGGTTATTTACGGGTTTACAGCAAAAATATTCCTCCGTATCGAAAATAATTGACATGTCGAAATCCTACTGAAACAATAAGGTATAGCGCAAAACATATTTTTAGGAGATTGCAAATGAGAGAACGAGTTGCTGAAGTTTTGGAAAAGGTTAGGCCGGCCCTTCAGGCCGATGGCGGAGACATTGAGCTTGTGGATGTTCAGGACGGGATCGTATCGGTGCGTCTTATGGGGGCTTGCGGCTCGTGCCCGAGCTCGACCATGACTCTGAGAATGGGGGTAGAGAGAGCCCTTCAGAACGAGATACCGGAAGTAAAAGCAGTACAGCAGGTAATGTGAACAGAAAGAAGATACTGTTCAACTGGCGAAGCCTGACCGTCTTCGGCGTGGTCTTTCTGGTCGGCTACTTCATAACGGTAGCCTCCATTAACGGCGGTCACAGGGATCTGCATGCCGACGCCGCGACCGGCAACGAGCCTTCGCTTATCGCTCCCGACGTAACGCTGAAGAAGCTGGGGGGCGGGAAGATAGATCTCAAGGCGTACCGCGGGCAGTGGGTGCTTATCAACTTCTGGGCAACGTGGTGTCCTCCATGTATAGAGGAGATGCCATCGCTTGAGCTTTTCTACCGCAAGTACCAGAAGGAGAACATGACCGTTCTCGCGGTATCTATCGACAAGGGATCGCCAGACAAGGTAGCGGACTTTGTGAAGAGTTACGGCCTTACGTTCCAGATATTCCACGACCCTGCGGCAGAAGCGGCGAGCAAGTTCAACGTATCGAGCCTCCCCGCCACGTTCGTATTGAATCCAGAGGGTGAGATAGTCTCACATGCCCTCGGCGGAAGGGACTGGATGGATCCGGTGATACAGGATTATTTTGCCGAGCTGATGTCGATAACAAAAGACAAAAAGAAAAAAGGGTAACAAAAGTCAGAAATGAAAACGGGGTTTATCCCGAAAGGCGTCTTGCAATAAGGAAGAGGCTCTTCGGGTATTCCGCGGATTCCAAACCAATCCTGAATAACCTTTCATTTCCGATATTTCTCCTCTCCGTTCTTCTTGGCTCCTGTGCCACAGTTGATACCTCCGACCTCTACAAAAGGGGGAAGGCGTATTACGATCATGGCAGATATGAGGAGGCATACCCACTGATCCGCGACGCGGCAAAGGGGGGGAGCATGGAAGCGGAGTTCCAGTTCGGAAGGATGCACGACTGGGGGATAGGGGCAGAACAGGATTACGGCGAAGCGGCATACTGGTATGGAAAGTCGGCGGGAAAAGGTTATCCGAAGGCGCAGTTGGCGCTGGGGAAACTCTATGAAAACGGAAAAGGGGTGGAGAAGGACCGTTCCAGGGCGGAGTCGCTCTATATAAAAGCGAACGCTTACGTCGAGCTGTTGAACCTTCGTGGCGAAGGGGCGATACCTTCCACCGGTCTTGAGAGCACCGCCATGCCAGCAGGAGAGGGGGTTGTGCTTCCCGAGTTGAGCTTTATTACGCTTGACGGGAGGAGCGAGGAACTTTCATCGCTGGCGGGAAAGTGGGTTATATTGAACTTCTGGGCAACGTGGTGTCCTCCATGCAAAAAAGAGATGCCCTCGCTTGAGAGTTTCCTTCAGGAGAAGGGGGATAAGGATGTCGTTGTCGTGCTTGTTTCCATCGACCGGTCGCCTGAAATGGTGCGGGATTTCGTCGGGAAGATCGGCATAAGGGAGACGATCTATCACGACCCGGAGATGAAGCTTGGAGAGAAATTTATGCTCGACGCTGTTCCGACAACGTTCGTAATAAATCCCGGCGGCAGGCTGGTAGCTTACGCCAAAGGGTACCGCGACTGGATGGACCCGGTAGTGAAGATCTATATGGAGAAGCTGATAACGAAGGCAAACCGGAAATGAAAAAAAATCCCTGCAATGTCGTTACATCATGGCCGCTCAAGTCCGGCATAGGTAGCGGCGTCGCCGTTGTTGCGGAAGCGGTCCACAGACTGCTGAGGGAAGAAGGGTATGACGCGGAACTGATAAACCCCGACTTCAGATCGGAGGGGTACTTTGCCTCTTCGCTCAAGAGGGTGATGTTCAATCGTTCCATAAACGCCAAGATAGCCCTTTCCGGGCGCCGGTGCGTGGCGTTCGATATCGACGGTTTCTCATTTCCCCATCAGGTCCGCTTTGCATCGATAAACGGCGGGACGCTGAGGGACATAGTGAGGTTTGAGACAGGCGTGGTGCGGAGGGTGCTGGAGACTCTCGCGTTGCTGGAGAAAAAGGCGTGCGAAAGGGCGGAGGTGGTATTCGCGCCAAGCCTCTACGCCAGGGAGAAGATATGCTCCATGTACGGCATAGATCCGGAAAAGGTGAAGCTGATGCACAACGGGATATTCTTCGATGAATTCCGCAGTAGCATAGAAAGAGCCGCGATAAAAAAGGAGAGGCCGCCAACCGTAGTTGCCGTTGCCAGGCTATATAAAAGGAAGGGGATAGATGCCTTGATAGATATCTGGCCCGAAGTCCTTTCCCGCTTCCCGACGGCGCTGTTGAGGATCGCGGGTGGGGGCCTGGAATATGAAGCGCTTCAAAAGCTGATAAAGGAAAAGCGCCTCGCGGATTCAGTTATTCTGGAGGGGGAGGTGCTGGACCAGGAAAAGCTAGCTTCACTGTATGCCAACTGCGATGTATTCTGTCTGCCGAGCCTTCATGAGACTTTCGGAATAGTTTACCTGGAGGCTATGGCGGCGGAAAAACCTGTTGTAGCGTTGAACTGCACGGCAGTGCCGGAAGTGGTGCGTGACGGCACGGACGGTTTCCTGGTGGAACCGGGCGATATGAAGAGCCTCACGGAAAGGATTATACTGCTCCTTGGCGACAGGGATCTCTCGATGAAAATGGGTCTTGCTGGTATGGAGCGAGTAAAGAGGAATTTCGACTGGCGCGACGTAGTAAAACCGTTGACCGGGTGGCTTGAGTCGTGAGCGCGCCATTAAGAGTGGAGGAAGATAAATGCTGAAGGGGAAGATAGCGCTGGTAACCGGCGGTGGAAGAGGAATAGGGGCGCATACTGCCATGCTCATGGCAAGGAACGGAGCACACGTATATATCTGCTCACGCTCCGGGCAGGAGCTTGATGAAACGGGAAAGCTGGTCGAGAAGGCCGGCGGAAAAGTGGAGAAGATAATCTGCGACCTGCAGGTCGAAAGCCAGATAGTGAGCATGTTCAAGATGGTCGATAGAGGGAGCGGCAGGCTGGATGTGCTGGTGAACGCCGCCGGCGAATTCAAGGCCGGGAAGATGGAAGGGATGTCGACCGCTGAATTCAGGAGAGCGATCGACGTAAACTGCACGGCGACTTTCATATGTTGCCGCGAGGCGTTTCCGCTGATGAAGCAGAACGGAGGCTCGATAATAAACATATCCTCGCTCTCCGGCGTGAAAGGTTCGGAAAAATTCCCGGGATTCGGACCGTACATAGTTTCAAAGCATGGCGTGGTCGGCATCACGGAGGCGCTCGCCGTTGAGTGGAAGAACTTCGGGATAAGGGTGAACTGCATCGCGCCCGGCGCGGTCGATACCGCAATGTTGCAGGATGCGGCGCCGAATCTTTATCCGAGGCTTTCGCCTGAGCAGGTGGCGGAGACGATTCTTTATTTCGCGAGCAGTATGTCGTCAGGCGTAAACGGTTCCGTCCTGGAGATGTTCTCACATTTACAGCAACAGTAAAAGCTCCGAACGGATGAGAGGGAAGAGCGCCCGCTTGATAGAGGGGGACGTAGGTAAAACCCTTATGGATCTGACGCTCCCAATGCTCTATGGGGTCGCGGGGATGGTCATTTTCAATCTTGCTGATACATTTTTCCTCGGTATGCTCGGAACGGATGAACTCGCCGCGATAACCTTTACGTTTCCGGTCGTGCTGGTAATAGGGAGCCTCGCGATGGGACTTGGGATAGGAGCCTCCGCCGTGATATCCCGCGCCGTGGGGGAGGGGGATCATGGAAAGGTCACGCGCCTCACCACCGATTCGTTAATACTCGCTCTTTGCGTAGTAGGGATTTTCGTGACCGCGGGGTTTTTAACCATAGAACCGATGTTCCGGCTTCTTGGAGCTGATGGTGAAATTCTTGAGCTTGTAAAAAAGTATATGGTCATCTGGTACGCGGGCATCGGTTTTCTCATCGTTCCTATGGTAGGAAACAATGCGATTCGCGCGATGGGGGATACGAAGACCCCCAGCCTGATAATGATGGTGGCGGCTATCGTGAATGT
This window contains:
- a CDS encoding SDR family oxidoreductase: MLKGKIALVTGGGRGIGAHTAMLMARNGAHVYICSRSGQELDETGKLVEKAGGKVEKIICDLQVESQIVSMFKMVDRGSGRLDVLVNAAGEFKAGKMEGMSTAEFRRAIDVNCTATFICCREAFPLMKQNGGSIINISSLSGVKGSEKFPGFGPYIVSKHGVVGITEALAVEWKNFGIRVNCIAPGAVDTAMLQDAAPNLYPRLSPEQVAETILYFASSMSSGVNGSVLEMFSHLQQQ
- a CDS encoding Ig-like domain-containing protein, whose protein sequence is MMRIKGLALSLILSSTIISCGNPQPGPPGPPGEVTTVTITVTSTSTSTSTSTSTSTSTSTSTSTLTDTSTNTSLSNNNGESLTIITGKLTTPAGVDVGEFKSAKVYVVGQEGDAVTTDENGNYSLPVNMTSAEQISILSQTLAGKPNLANGDIKSYATKKTAQVGLISISNSNLYGKKLNLSVTEGESKTLPDTVITPVGAISGSVKLHGQTDHTGILVYIPGTSFMATTDATGNYTISNVPEGDYTFLRAEKDGYNYAMLSNIAVESGATTTADSMKLIISTGAEGKILINSGATVSTSATVDLSIAASTNAVLMMISESSIFLNAAWESLQSTSSYTFANDGLHTLYIKFADANGLESSPVSATINVQANPKSVLAYPANTDTISNTKPAFDWSDTALPSATYKLQVSTKADFTGTHVIDKPGLTASTHTPTVALANATTYYWRVAIVDASATQWSWVSGSFTTDIGTVTPTGPSGVISETKPTLEWTASPLPGASYKVQVVDSITKAVFESGNAASASYPLTSALTNLNSYYYQVAVVDENGVPGAWSGSKSISINLGAVSLLSPSGTISDTKPVIDWTDSTLTNASYIVEVSANPAFPTGGTTQVATPSSSIHTVLTPLADLTTYHYRVAVVDANGMQGAWSAKGSFNTNLGKVSPLSPSGTIVATKPTIDWTDSSLVNAKYRVQVSTDPGFGTTVEDATTPISTSAHTVAGTTLQNLTTYYYRVAVIDENNVQAATWSSSGSFDISLGTVTLSSPSNGFSTKSTLPSFAWGSNSNATTYKLEVSKNADLSAPDQTITGIATTSKTLTSALSGGAGQMYYWGVTPVDTNGATGVRSSIRSFEVDTLAPSVSSTSPVDTATSVAVDSTVTATFDDDMDAATLTTSTFTLNGGAISGTVSLSGNTAIFTPSANMPGSETVSANLTTGIWDSVGNAMLSPYPWSFTTAPGWMHPVDRNDFFGIRGFESEVASQMDVAMDKNGNAIVVWVEDNTSNLTCSGPCMHVYKAEYNSTTKTWTYPANAADSISPVGSLFAGDGVTVISSDAQNPKVAISDNGDAVIIWVQEDNTKNCNSGYGPCNQLFMSERRGGTWAHPADNTVASIVNPDATGTGGVYSANVAMNASGKTIIVWQQVQTTLSRIYMADYNITSATVWTFPADLTAYISYPTTAGISPDVAMGDNGDAVIAWYQSDGTPNCGSPTPSYACNQIFKREYRETVPGSSGVWGWTGPASLTDNISPDGQFAEDPRVAMDETGKTVIAWSQLDGTKNCNSQSCLQIFKSDFGITSAGAWTHPNNASLLDNISPDNQSTSSIPVVAVKNGNALIAWTQGDGTTNCSNWQACSRIYKAHFNGTSWSFPSSLTGDALSVSGAHANSPNASLDQGGNAVIGWTQSDGSTNCLNGYSCTQVYMNEYKDHGIGSKTWQSPPALSSYISASGVNTYGGPFTALGSSATGVRHGIVIWAQDDNSTTNECGMMMMGCNQIFKSFYK
- a CDS encoding redoxin domain-containing protein produces the protein MEAEFQFGRMHDWGIGAEQDYGEAAYWYGKSAGKGYPKAQLALGKLYENGKGVEKDRSRAESLYIKANAYVELLNLRGEGAIPSTGLESTAMPAGEGVVLPELSFITLDGRSEELSSLAGKWVILNFWATWCPPCKKEMPSLESFLQEKGDKDVVVVLVSIDRSPEMVRDFVGKIGIRETIYHDPEMKLGEKFMLDAVPTTFVINPGGRLVAYAKGYRDWMDPVVKIYMEKLITKANRK
- a CDS encoding polyprenol monophosphomannose synthase; this translates as MEKPTPEVSIVIPTYKESENIVSLVKQIAEGFRDSGAHIEIIVVDDNSPDGTADMVEALQDSNILPPYVDLQLIVRQEERGLATAVLAGWKSAKGPLLSVIDGDLQHPPEVIYKLYKAIKDDGLDMAVASRKAEGGGTSDWELSRVIVSVVATWIARFFLPVTLWHVRDATTGCFMFDRTKVDFGKLSPVGFKIFLETLARGKFNKVREVGYVFSQRNVGKSKMTLWQDILFLIHLSKLGLSTGEIAVPLSITVLLVYTLIRMF
- a CDS encoding TlpA family protein disulfide reductase; this encodes MNRKKILFNWRSLTVFGVVFLVGYFITVASINGGHRDLHADAATGNEPSLIAPDVTLKKLGGGKIDLKAYRGQWVLINFWATWCPPCIEEMPSLELFYRKYQKENMTVLAVSIDKGSPDKVADFVKSYGLTFQIFHDPAAEAASKFNVSSLPATFVLNPEGEIVSHALGGRDWMDPVIQDYFAELMSITKDKKKKG
- a CDS encoding NifU family protein, whose amino-acid sequence is MRERVAEVLEKVRPALQADGGDIELVDVQDGIVSVRLMGACGSCPSSTMTLRMGVERALQNEIPEVKAVQQVM
- a CDS encoding glycosyltransferase family 4 protein; amino-acid sequence: MKKNPCNVVTSWPLKSGIGSGVAVVAEAVHRLLREEGYDAELINPDFRSEGYFASSLKRVMFNRSINAKIALSGRRCVAFDIDGFSFPHQVRFASINGGTLRDIVRFETGVVRRVLETLALLEKKACERAEVVFAPSLYAREKICSMYGIDPEKVKLMHNGIFFDEFRSSIERAAIKKERPPTVVAVARLYKRKGIDALIDIWPEVLSRFPTALLRIAGGGLEYEALQKLIKEKRLADSVILEGEVLDQEKLASLYANCDVFCLPSLHETFGIVYLEAMAAEKPVVALNCTAVPEVVRDGTDGFLVEPGDMKSLTERIILLLGDRDLSMKMGLAGMERVKRNFDWRDVVKPLTGWLES